One part of the Ciona intestinalis chromosome 5, KH, whole genome shotgun sequence genome encodes these proteins:
- the LOC104265752 gene encoding nucleobindin-2-like, whose translation MYGKWDSLFYFVNVTDVNGDGYMDSMELEAIFDKDLSKVYADNSEESIMQMEEERTRMREHVMKEVDKNNDGLITLEEFLKYSDTPEFANPDENSYKTIDQMLLEHTLYTQDELRKYRENISDQEQEIKAKLEVLKAQAKTLGGMRRELGDNRREAALDGIQEHEQAYLEHKEQQIKQQEEKIQELHKDLQQQSKEVLQMKSEMAKM comes from the exons ATGTATGGGAAATGGGatagtttattttactttgttaatGTTACAGATGTAAATGGAGATGGGTACATGGATTCAATGGAACTTGAAGCTATATTTGATAAAGAT CTTTCCAAAGTATATGCGGACAACAGTGAAGAGAGCATCATGCAGATGGAAGAGGAGAGGACACGGATGCGGGAGCACGTGATGAAGGAGGTTGATAAGAACAATGACGGTCTCATCACTCTGGAAGAGTTTCTTAAATATTCAGACACACCAGAGTTTGCAAACCCGGATGAAAACAGTTATAAG ACAATTGACCAAATGCTGTTGGAGCACACTCTCTACACACAAGATGAGCTTCGTAAATACAGAGAGAACATTTCTGACCAAGAACAAGAGATTAAAGCAAAACTTGAAGTATTGAAAGCACAAGCGAAGACGTTGGGTGGAATGAGACGGGAACTTGGTGATAATAGGCGAGAAGCTGCACTG GATGGTATCCAAGAGCATGAACAAGCATACTTGGAACACAAggaacaacaaataaaacaacaggaAGAAAAAATACAGGAGTTGCATAAAGATCTTCAGCAACAAAGTAAAGAGGTTTTGCAAATGAAAAGTGAAATGGCAAag ATGTAA